The following are from one region of the Heterodontus francisci isolate sHetFra1 chromosome 34, sHetFra1.hap1, whole genome shotgun sequence genome:
- the LOC137349337 gene encoding zinc finger protein 229-like, which yields MSHQRVQTDRKPFRCSHCGTGFRRLGTFTVHQRIHTGERPFTCPECGKGFTQLSTLLTHQRVHTGERPFTCFECGKGFTHSSALLRHQRVHTGERPFNCTECGKGFTTTSDLLTHQRIHTEERPFTCFECGKGFTQASNLLTHQRVHTGKKPFTCSECWRGFTTLSGLLIHQRVQAGERPFTCSECGKGFTHSSTLLKHQGVHTGERPFTCTECGKGFTQSSNLQKHQRVHTRDRSFTCSDCAKGFTTSSYLLRHQRVHK from the coding sequence atgtcccatcaacgtgttcaaaCTGACAGAAAaccgttcaggtgctctcactgcgggactgggttcagaCGATTAGGCACTttcactgtacaccagcgcattcacactggggagaggccgttcacctgcccggaatgtgggaagggattcactcagttatccacgCTGTTGACACACCAgcgcgttcacactggggagaggccattcacctgcttcgagtgtgggaagggattcactcactcatccgccctgctgagacaccagcgagttcacactggagagaggccattcaaCTGCACAgaatgtgggaaaggattcactactACTTctgacctgctgacacaccagcgcattcacactgaggagaggcctttcacctgcttcgagtgtgggaagggattcactcaagcatccaaccttctgacacaccagcgagttcacactgggaaaaagccgttcacctgctcagagtgttggaGGGGATTCACGACTTTATCTGGCctactgatacaccagcgagttcaggctggggagaggccattcacctgctcagagtgtgggaaaggattcactcactcatccaccctgctgaaacaccagggagttcacactggggagcggccgttcacctgtacagagtgtgggaagggattcactcagtcctcCAACCTtcagaaacaccagcgagttcacacaagGGATCGGTCATTCACTTGTTCTGACTGTGCGAAGGGATTTACTACTTCATCCTATCtgttgagacaccagcgagttcacaagtaa